The following coding sequences lie in one Cronobacter universalis NCTC 9529 genomic window:
- a CDS encoding YfbU family protein, translated as MNLSDYEKLSLAILCEIHTALKLSDNGLDSKFISKALDTGNEWAISSRFGDYLGFKDSEHPEEVSFVYNVLDMWSFIEEGVEALTDEERVTLEEKAAPLGKNPRFNGFDGNNETRYLSIASFIVSDPHAFGGRFADRYLNSHSRRVEKYKRMYEIFEPWRDNYPSRPLNVDELVKLLTA; from the coding sequence ATGAATCTTTCGGATTACGAGAAGTTGTCACTTGCGATTCTTTGCGAAATTCATACAGCATTAAAATTGAGTGATAATGGTCTTGATTCGAAGTTTATATCTAAAGCATTAGACACTGGCAATGAGTGGGCCATTTCTAGTCGTTTTGGGGATTACTTAGGTTTTAAAGATAGTGAGCACCCTGAAGAAGTCAGTTTTGTTTACAATGTCCTTGATATGTGGTCGTTTATTGAAGAGGGTGTGGAAGCTCTAACGGACGAGGAACGGGTAACTCTTGAGGAAAAGGCTGCTCCTTTAGGTAAAAACCCTCGATTTAATGGCTTTGATGGTAATAATGAAACCCGATATTTAAGCATAGCTAGCTTTATTGTTAGTGATCCTCATGCCTTCGGGGGGCGTTTCGCTGACAGGTATTTGAATTCACATTCGCGTCGTGTTGAAAAATATAAGCGTATGTATGAAATATTTGAGCCCTGGCGTGATAACTACCCCAGCCGTCCGCTAAATGTTGATGAATTAGTTAAATTACTTACTGCATGA
- a CDS encoding aspartate:alanine antiporter, translating into MNINVADLLNGNYILLLFVVLALGLCLGKLRLGSVQLGNSIGVLVVSLLLGQQHFSINTDALNLGFMLFIFCVGVEAGPNFFSIFFRDGKNYLMLALVMVGSALLIALGLGRAFGWDIGLTAGMLAGSMTSTPVLVGAGDTLRHAGMEGAQLAQALDHLSLGYALTYLIGLVSLIFGARYLPKLQHQDLQTSAQQIARERGLDTDANRKVYLPVIRAYRVGPELVAWADGKNLRELGIYRQTGCYIERIRRNGILANPDGDAVLQMGDEIALVGYPDAHARLDPSFRNGKEVFDRDLLDMRIVTEEIVVKNHNVVGRRLGQLKLTDHGCFLNRVIRSQIEMPIDDNIVLNKGDVLQVSGDARRVKTIADRIGFISIHSQVTDLLAFCAFFIVGLMIGMITFQFSSFSFGIGNAAGLLFAGIMLGFLRANHPTFGYIPQGALMMVKEFGLMVFMAGVGLSAGSGIGHGLGVVGGQMLFAGLIVSLLPVVICFLFGAYVLRMNRALLFGAMMGARTCAPAMEIISDTARSNIPALGYAGTYAIANVLLTLAGTLIVIIWPGT; encoded by the coding sequence GTGAATATAAACGTCGCAGATTTGTTAAACGGGAATTACATCCTGTTATTATTTGTGGTGCTGGCGCTCGGCCTGTGTCTTGGTAAATTACGCCTGGGTTCTGTGCAACTGGGTAATTCCATTGGCGTTTTAGTCGTTTCATTATTATTAGGCCAGCAACATTTTTCGATTAACACCGACGCGCTTAACCTCGGCTTTATGCTGTTTATTTTTTGCGTTGGTGTGGAAGCCGGTCCCAACTTTTTTTCTATTTTCTTTCGCGACGGTAAAAATTACCTGATGCTGGCGCTGGTCATGGTCGGCAGCGCCCTGCTTATCGCGCTCGGGCTTGGCCGCGCGTTCGGCTGGGATATCGGTCTGACCGCCGGGATGCTGGCGGGCTCGATGACCTCAACCCCCGTGCTGGTGGGCGCAGGCGACACATTACGCCACGCGGGGATGGAAGGCGCGCAGCTCGCCCAGGCGCTGGATCACCTGAGCCTCGGCTATGCGCTGACGTACCTTATCGGGCTGGTGAGCCTGATTTTCGGCGCGCGCTACCTGCCGAAACTTCAGCACCAGGATCTGCAAACCAGCGCCCAGCAGATTGCGCGCGAGCGCGGTCTCGACACCGACGCCAACCGCAAAGTCTATCTGCCGGTTATCCGCGCCTATCGCGTGGGGCCGGAGCTGGTCGCCTGGGCCGACGGCAAAAACCTGCGCGAGCTTGGCATTTACCGCCAGACCGGCTGTTACATCGAGCGCATCCGCCGCAACGGCATTCTCGCGAACCCGGACGGCGACGCGGTGTTGCAAATGGGCGATGAAATCGCGCTGGTAGGCTACCCGGACGCGCACGCGCGCCTCGACCCGAGCTTTCGCAACGGGAAAGAGGTGTTCGACCGCGATCTGCTCGACATGCGCATCGTCACCGAAGAGATCGTGGTGAAAAACCACAACGTGGTGGGCCGCCGTCTTGGCCAGCTTAAGCTCACCGATCACGGCTGCTTCTTAAACCGCGTCATCCGCAGCCAGATTGAGATGCCGATTGACGACAACATCGTCCTTAACAAAGGCGACGTCTTACAGGTGAGCGGCGACGCCCGGCGCGTGAAAACCATCGCCGACCGCATCGGGTTTATCTCCATTCACAGCCAGGTGACGGATCTTCTTGCCTTCTGCGCCTTCTTTATTGTCGGCCTGATGATCGGGATGATCACCTTCCAGTTCAGCTCGTTCAGCTTCGGCATCGGTAACGCCGCCGGTCTGCTGTTCGCCGGGATCATGCTCGGCTTCCTGCGCGCCAACCACCCGACGTTCGGCTATATTCCGCAGGGCGCGCTGATGATGGTGAAAGAGTTCGGCCTGATGGTGTTTATGGCGGGCGTGGGCCTGAGCGCGGGCAGCGGCATCGGCCACGGCCTCGGCGTCGTGGGCGGCCAGATGCTGTTTGCGGGCCTGATAGTGAGCCTGCTGCCGGTGGTGATTTGCTTCCTGTTCGGCGCGTATGTGCTGCGCATGAACCGCGCGCTGCTGTTCGGCGCGATGATGGGCGCGCGCACCTGCGCACCGGCGATGGAGATCATCAGCGATACCGCGCGCAGCAACATCCCGGCGCTCGGCTACGCGGGCACCTATGCGATTGCCAACGTTCTGCTGACGCTTGCCGGTACGCTTATCGTCATCATCTGGCCCGGCACATAA
- the ybjM gene encoding inner membrane protein YbjM, whose protein sequence is MRRHSRAATACCFILFLAVFMAQKMVPGTFAPGAGSMDLGILYFMLPGALAGVCARRGRELKPLLGALLAAPICLVLLHLWDGDARSFWQELAWIFSALFWCSIGSLGWLFMLTLRHRRDGRRRL, encoded by the coding sequence ATGCGACGTCATAGCCGGGCCGCGACTGCCTGCTGTTTTATTCTGTTTCTGGCGGTATTCATGGCACAAAAAATGGTGCCCGGTACGTTTGCGCCAGGCGCCGGATCGATGGATTTGGGGATTTTATATTTCATGCTGCCGGGCGCGCTGGCGGGCGTGTGCGCCCGACGGGGCCGCGAGCTTAAGCCGCTGCTGGGGGCGCTGCTTGCCGCGCCGATCTGTCTGGTTCTTCTGCATCTGTGGGATGGAGACGCGCGTTCCTTCTGGCAGGAGCTGGCGTGGATTTTCAGCGCGCTGTTCTGGTGCTCTATCGGGTCGCTCGGCTGGCTGTTTATGTTAACGCTACGCCATCGTAGAGACGGCAGACGCCGGCTGTAA